A single Thermoanaerobacterium sp. RBIITD DNA region contains:
- a CDS encoding QueT transporter family protein — protein sequence MEDKKLKKQYTPTQKITISGVVIALYLVIMYLTQNFAFGQYQIRIATSIYALTAIFPFLILPMGLSNMLSNILLGGFGLPDMLGGLAVGLLTAFAVYQIKKYKLNDWLISLPIILFPGLIVPIWLSVLLKVPYYLLATSVTIGQIIPGIVGVILVKQLRNRL from the coding sequence ATGGAGGATAAAAAATTAAAAAAGCAGTACACACCTACACAAAAAATTACTATTTCTGGTGTTGTTATAGCATTGTACTTAGTAATAATGTATCTTACTCAAAATTTTGCCTTTGGACAATATCAGATAAGGATAGCGACTTCAATATATGCATTAACTGCAATTTTCCCTTTTTTGATATTGCCAATGGGTTTAAGCAACATGCTTAGCAATATTTTATTGGGTGGTTTCGGTCTTCCAGACATGCTTGGCGGGTTAGCTGTAGGTCTTTTAACGGCTTTTGCAGTTTACCAGATTAAGAAATATAAACTAAATGACTGGCTTATTTCATTACCTATAATCTTATTTCCAGGATTAATTGTACCAATATGGCTATCAGTATTACTTAAAGTACCTTATTATTTGTTAGCTACAAGTGTAACAATAGGGCAAATCATCCCTGGAATAGTTGGTGTTATTCTCGTAAAACAATTAAGAAATAGATTATGA